Sequence from the Burkholderia stabilis genome:
ACGCCGAGCAGGTCGCGCAGATCGGTCAGCGCGGCCTCGTGGATCGACATGAACTCCTTGCCGCGATGGCTCATCTCCATCACGCTCATGCCGCTGCCGTGCCAGTCGAGCATTTCGTCGGCGGCCTGCCGCAGCACTTCCTCGGGCATCGCCGCAGGACCGGCGGAGAAATTAAAGACGCGCATCGTGAAAACCTCGGGAGGGACGCGACCGGCGGCTTGCCGCCGCTTGTCAGTTGCAAATGAGCCGCGCCAGAAAAGAAATGGCCGCTTGCGCTCGCGCGCAAACGGCCATTATCGCACTGTCGTCAGGCTCCCGCCAAACCCGGCCGAACGGCCGGGGGGCGTGCCCGAACGGCTTACTTGCCCGGCTTGACTGCTGCGACTTCCTTGTCAGCCTGCGTGCGCGTCGCCTGGATCGCTTGCGGCATGTACTTCTGCATCAGGCCGTTGACCACGTCGCGGCCGACTTGATCCTGAACCTGGATGAACTTGCGGCCCGTCGGGCTCTTGTAGAACGTCGTCAGATCCTTGATCTCCGACGTGCTGTAGTACTTCGCGTACGCGTCGTACTGAGCCGACATCGCGTCGTTCTGGAATTGCTGCGTGCCGAACACCTTGCCCGCGCCGTCGACCAGCTTCGGCACCGCGTTCTTCTGCAGCGTCGGAACGGCAGCTTGCTTCTGCTTGTCGTTCAGCGTCTTGTTTTCCGACAGCGCGTCCGACAGGATCGCCGGCACGAGCTGCTTGGCCTGCATTTCGGCGCTGTTGCCGATAGCCGACACGAGCTTCGGCGCGTCGATCGCGTCGAGCAGATCCTTGATCGCCGCCTTCTTGTCGGCGTCGATCGGCGCAGCTGCCGCGGCAGGCGCCGGTGCGGAATTCGACAGCGCTTGCGCCATCGCGAACGTCGGCACCAGTGCGGCCAGCAGGACCAGTTGCTTGAATTGCTTTTGCATCATCACTCCCTTTTGGAAATATGAATGGTTGCTCACCGGCCGCGGCGCTTCGCGCCCGCGGCGGCTAGAGTCTCATCCGTTCTTCAGGCTTCGCCGTCCGACGCCTCGTCGGCCTCGCCATCACCCTCTTCGGCCTCCGCGACCTGCTGCAGACCAGAGA
This genomic interval carries:
- a CDS encoding DUF2059 domain-containing protein; protein product: MQKQFKQLVLLAALVPTFAMAQALSNSAPAPAAAAAPIDADKKAAIKDLLDAIDAPKLVSAIGNSAEMQAKQLVPAILSDALSENKTLNDKQKQAAVPTLQKNAVPKLVDGAGKVFGTQQFQNDAMSAQYDAYAKYYSTSEIKDLTTFYKSPTGRKFIQVQDQVGRDVVNGLMQKYMPQAIQATRTQADKEVAAVKPGK